A section of the Primulina eburnea isolate SZY01 chromosome 1, ASM2296580v1, whole genome shotgun sequence genome encodes:
- the LOC140811396 gene encoding zinc finger BED domain-containing protein RICESLEEPER 2-like — protein MSTESDDFNLRMMAKKMKAKFDKYWGAPEKMNKMIFIACVFDPRFKFDYVAFVFLRMYGEEKGEKMADQVKSYMITLFEEYRKMTLKISEVASSSSTSSIDTLEALSINSGSTHKGNLIQQEYLRHKAKSGRVDAKTELDKYLAEEIEVANVSFDILLWWKVNSPRFPILAEMARDVLAIPISTVASESAFSTGGRVLDSFRSSLTPKLVQTLVCLQDWLRKESSPVKIEEDLNNLERIESDFRTNNEKDSCVTNI, from the exons ATGTCAACAGAAAGTGATGATTTTAATTTGAGAATGATGGCAAAGAAGATGAAAGCTAAATTTGATAAGTATTGGGGTGCTCCAGAAAAGATGAATAAGATGATTTTTATTGCGTGTGTGTTTGATCCtcgtttcaaatttgattatgTTGCTTTTGTATTTTTGAGGATGTATGGGGAAGAAAAAGGAGAGAAAATGGCAGATCAAGTAAAGTCATACATGATTACTTTATTTGAAGAATATCGAAAGATGACTTTAAAAATATCTGAGGTAGCATCTAGTTCATCTACTTCATCTATTGACACATTGGAAGCATTGAGTATAAATTCTGGAAGCACCCATAAAGGAAATCTAATACAACAAGAATACTTGAGACATAAGGCCAAGAGTGGAAGAGTAGATGCCAAAACTGAGTTAGACAAGTATCTTGCTGAAGAAATTGAGGTTGCAAATGTAAGTTTTGATATTTTACTTTGGTGGAAAGTTAACTCACCCAGATTTCCTATTCTTGCTGAGATGGCTCGTGATGTGTTAGCAATTCCTATCTCTACTGTGGCATCAGAAAGTGCATTTAGTACAGGAGGACGTGTTCTTGATTCATTTAGAAGTTCATTAACTCCTAAGTTAGTGCAAACTCTTGTTTGTCTTCAAGATTGGCTTAGAAAAGAATCTTCACCGGTTAAAATAGAGGAGGATTTGAATAATCTTGAGCGAATTGAATCTG ATTTTCGGACCAACAACGAAAAAGATTCTTGTGTAACCAACATATAG
- the LOC140804214 gene encoding zinc finger BED domain-containing protein RICESLEEPER 2-like yields the protein MAENNAAIDESGGSNGNDSVPITSSTNSIPVSKKRKTMKSRYVVWEHFEKYTDSCGAFRAKCNYCGSNYAADPTSNGTSSLGNHLKKCKQNPHNMETSQAKIGFQQISNDQRSEVTLNIWKYDQELSRKALAKMIIVDELPFSFVEGEGFRYFMTVTQPQFRIPSRATMTRDCFELFLEENHKLKTLFKGMNQRVCLTTDTWTSIQRINYMCITAHFIDQDWNFHKKILNFCPVFSHKGDDMAVAITKCLLDWGLDKVFTITVDNASSNDVTVNEMSKQLSKWGFNLMNGQHLHMRCVAHIINLIVQDGLKEIGDSVRRIRQAVKYIRQSPMRIQNFKDCCEIEKITSKKTLCLDVVTRWNSTYLMLKAAKEFENAFVTYADHDSGLLDYLLGYVCEDGKVAGALTSDDWANIRNMENFLNHFSTLL from the coding sequence ATGGCAGAAAATAATGCTGCAATTGATGAAAGTGGAGGTTCAAATGGAAATGACAGCGTGCCTATTACTTCGTCTACAAATTCGATTCCTGTCagtaaaaaaagaaaaaccaTGAAATCTAGATATGttgtttgggaacactttgagAAATATACTGATTCTTGTGGGGCTTTTAGAGCAAAGTGTAATTATTGTGGTTCGAATTATGCAGCTGATCCAACTTCTAATGGTACGTCGTCTTTGGGTAATCATTTGAAAAAATGTAAGCAAAATCCCCACAACATGGAAACCAGTCAAGCAAAAATTGGGTTTCAACAAATTTCAAATGATCAAAGGAGTGAAGTAACATTAAACATTTGGAAATATGATCAAGAATTAAGTAGGAAAGCTTTAGCTAAGATGATAATTGTGGATGAATTACCTTTTAGTTTTGTCGAGGGTGAAGGATTTAGGTACTTTATGACTGTGACACAACCTCAATTTCGAATCCCATCTCGTGCTACAATGACAAGGGATTGTTTTGAACTCTTTTTGGAAGAAAACCATAAACTTAAGACTCTTTTCAAAGGTATGAATCAAAGAGTTTGTCTTACGACCGATACATGGACTTCAATACAGAGAATTAATTATATGTGTATCACTGCTCACTTTATTGACCAAGATTGGAACTTTCATAAGAAGATATTAAATTTTTGTCCTGTATTCAGTCATAAAGGTGATGATATGGCAGTTGCGATCACAAAATGTTTGCTTGATTGGGGTTTGGATAAAGTTTTCACTATCACGGTTGATAATGCTAGTTCAAATGATGTTACTGTGAACGAAATGTCAAAACAACTCAGTAAATGGGGATTTAATTTGATGAACGGTCAACATCTTCACATGAGATGTGTGGCTCATATAATTAATCTCATTGTTCAAGATGGTTTGAAAGAAATTGGTGATTCTGTGAGACGTATTAGACAAGCTGTAAAATATATTAGGCAATCTCCTATGaggattcaaaattttaaggattgttgtgaaattgaaaaaataacaaGTAAAAAGACTTTGTGTTTAGATGTTGTTACTCGTTGGAATTCTACGTATCTGATGTTGAAAGCGGCAAAAGAATTTGAGAATGCTTTTGTTACATATGCTGACCATGACTCGGGATTGTTGGATTATCTTCTTGGTTATGTTTGTGAAGATGGAAAGGTTGCAGGGGCATTGACAAGTGATGATTGGGCAAATATCAGAAACATGGAGAATTTCTTGAATCATTTTTCAACCTTACTTTGA